In Ornithodoros turicata isolate Travis unplaced genomic scaffold, ASM3712646v1 Chromosome13, whole genome shotgun sequence, the following proteins share a genomic window:
- the LOC135372077 gene encoding uncharacterized protein LOC135372077 gives MSQGDNATPSSPHVTAVAVKLPPFWNRNPAIWFAQAEAQFHLSGITSQTTRFYNVISALSPTAAEEVHDLITSPPPENPYNRLKAALLRRTSTSDRERLRQLLSAEELGDRRPTQLSRRMKQLLGDDVSAAGDRFLHQLFMQRLPTNVQMVLATASYLPLDELASLADAVMEVTSPHQVSVVERPTFR, from the coding sequence ATGTCTCAAGGCGACAACGCGACGCCATCATCACCACACGTAACCGCTGTCGCCGTCAAACTACCTCCATTCTGGAACCGTAATCCAGCCATTTGGTTTGCCCAAGCCGAAGCGCAGTTCCATCTGTCCGGCATCACTTCCCAGACCACCCGGTTCTACAACGTCATCTCGGCTCTGTCTCCAACCGCCGCCGAAGAGGTGCACGATCTCATCACCTCCCCACCACCCGAGAACCCGTATAACCGACTTAAGGCTGCCTTGCTCAGACGCACTTCCACATCTGACCGCGAGCGCCTCAGGCAGTTGTTATCCGCAGAAGAGCTCGGCGATAGGCGTCCAACGCAGCTTTCACGTCGGATGAAGCAGCTTTTGGGAGACGACGTTTCCGCAGCCGGTGACCGATTCTTGCACCAACTTTTCATGCAACGCCTGCCAACTAACGTCCAAATGGTTCTGGCCACCGCGTCGTACCTACCCCTGGACGAGCTTGCTTCCCTTGCTGACGCGGTCATGGAGGTCACCTCGCCCCACCAAGTCAGCGTTGTTGAGCGACCTACATTCAGGTGA